From one Streptomyces sp. NBC_01478 genomic stretch:
- a CDS encoding transposase family protein, whose amino-acid sequence MVIYPAALDLPHALVEWVTMLIVTREGDRRCKLRPSQRAMVALVYLREHTTLAKIAAGFGISESTAHAYTSTVIRLLADRAPGLLKVLREADADFVLLDGTLAECDRVGDERADYSHKHRRHGVNVQVVTDPAGRLLRLSPALPGRAHDLTAARTHRIIRICERQGVPILADLAYQGSGPWVTTGIKRRPLQELTLTEKTLNRALAAARAPVERGVARLKSWQIFRRSRCSPNRMTSIAKAILTLERQR is encoded by the coding sequence TTGGTCATCTATCCTGCCGCACTCGACCTGCCCCATGCGCTCGTGGAGTGGGTCACGATGCTCATCGTCACCCGTGAGGGTGACCGGCGCTGCAAGCTCCGCCCGTCCCAGCGCGCGATGGTGGCACTGGTGTACCTGCGCGAACACACGACCCTGGCGAAGATCGCTGCCGGGTTCGGGATCAGCGAGTCCACCGCCCACGCCTACACCAGCACGGTCATCCGCCTGCTCGCCGACCGTGCACCGGGCCTGCTGAAAGTCCTGCGCGAGGCCGATGCGGACTTCGTCCTGCTGGACGGCACGCTCGCCGAATGCGACCGGGTCGGCGACGAACGGGCCGACTATTCCCACAAACACCGCCGGCACGGGGTGAACGTGCAGGTGGTCACCGACCCGGCCGGCCGGCTGCTGCGGCTCTCGCCCGCATTGCCCGGCCGGGCTCACGACCTGACCGCTGCCCGCACCCACCGGATCATCCGCATCTGCGAGCGCCAGGGCGTCCCCATCCTGGCCGACCTCGCCTACCAGGGCAGCGGCCCCTGGGTGACCACGGGCATCAAACGCAGGCCCCTGCAGGAACTCACCCTCACCGAGAAGACCCTCAACCGGGCCCTGGCCGCGGCCCGGGCACCGGTCGAACGCGGCGTCGCACGCCTGAAGTCCTGGCAGATCTTCCGCAGATCCCGATGCAGCCCAAACCGCATGACGTCAATCGCCAAAGCCATCCTCACCCTGGAGCGGCAACGCTGA
- a CDS encoding type II toxin-antitoxin system RelE/ParE family toxin, giving the protein MDSRRYSIEIEPEVRLWLANIPAHHYKQAERVADLLAEQPTTLDEPHSRHLGGKLRELRFRLGDAHQRITYWLAPGRRVVLLTVFRKTKMREQAEVDRAHAAQRLCEAEHEAAAEHDLYSRNLKENR; this is encoded by the coding sequence ATGGACAGCAGGCGGTACTCGATCGAGATCGAGCCGGAGGTGCGGCTGTGGCTGGCGAACATTCCCGCTCATCACTACAAGCAGGCCGAACGCGTCGCCGACCTGCTCGCCGAGCAGCCCACCACGCTCGACGAACCACACTCCCGCCACCTGGGCGGCAAGCTCCGCGAGCTGCGCTTCCGCCTCGGCGATGCCCATCAGCGGATCACCTACTGGCTGGCGCCCGGCCGACGTGTCGTGCTGCTCACCGTGTTCCGCAAGACCAAGATGCGCGAGCAGGCCGAAGTGGACCGCGCCCACGCCGCACAGCGATTGTGCGAGGCAGAGCATGAAGCCGCCGCCGAGCACGACCTCTACAGCCGCAACCTCAAGGAGAACCGATGA
- a CDS encoding helix-turn-helix domain-containing protein: MNHSEWRTRRHRQLLGEHLDADPEYDRVYEEAGLAMTLGKAVYDRRKQLGLSEADLAERMHVDVDDIEGIETATELPPIAVIMRLARALDLTVDVHLAGGDEPTVTIVAPAA; this comes from the coding sequence ATGAACCACAGCGAATGGAGGACCCGTCGCCACCGCCAGCTGCTGGGCGAACACTTGGATGCTGACCCCGAGTACGACCGGGTCTACGAAGAGGCCGGCCTCGCCATGACGTTGGGCAAGGCCGTCTACGACCGGCGTAAGCAACTCGGGCTGAGCGAGGCCGATCTCGCCGAGCGCATGCACGTCGACGTCGATGACATCGAAGGCATCGAGACGGCCACCGAGCTGCCGCCCATCGCGGTCATCATGCGCCTGGCCCGCGCACTGGACCTCACGGTGGACGTGCACCTCGCCGGCGGAGACGAGCCCACCGTCACCATCGTCGCCCCAGCGGCTTGA
- a CDS encoding HNH endonuclease, with translation MLAGATPVLVHNCNRAYLDFTDAERQKVYDANAAKNGGEYKCDYCGQTVERRASRDANGNALKGRPDDAQIDHSEPRARGGHGGDHNAVACRRCNRDKFTKPLEDWDDELRDFLDA, from the coding sequence GTGCTGGCGGGGGCTACGCCGGTCCTTGTCCATAACTGCAACAGAGCTTATTTGGATTTCACTGATGCTGAGAGGCAGAAGGTCTACGACGCTAACGCCGCAAAGAATGGCGGCGAGTACAAGTGTGACTACTGCGGGCAGACGGTGGAACGGCGCGCATCGCGAGATGCCAATGGAAACGCCCTCAAGGGGAGGCCCGACGATGCCCAGATCGACCACTCAGAGCCGAGGGCCAGGGGCGGACATGGCGGCGACCATAATGCTGTGGCCTGCCGTCGATGCAACAGGGATAAATTCACGAAGCCTCTGGAGGATTGGGACGATGAGCTCAGAGATTTCCTCGATGCCTAG
- a CDS encoding DUF4265 domain-containing protein, with amino-acid sequence MAATIMLWPAVDATGINSRSLWRIGTMSSEISSMPSAGKSASDDKPERLYKVAFDLPEETAHWARASAERLWTGKTSVKMEVQVRNTPFYVKGVSFGDIVRVRADHERRELVFEEFVSESGHSTVRIIIKGDGARGEVDTMLRAFDCSWEIDATGSLWAIDVPSHVDYASMRTALLRIASEGKIGIEESALARAHRDGLGLPESDH; translated from the coding sequence ATGGCGGCGACCATAATGCTGTGGCCTGCCGTCGATGCAACAGGGATAAATTCACGAAGCCTCTGGAGGATTGGGACGATGAGCTCAGAGATTTCCTCGATGCCTAGCGCCGGAAAGTCAGCTTCGGACGATAAGCCTGAGAGGCTGTACAAGGTAGCCTTCGACCTCCCTGAAGAGACAGCCCACTGGGCGCGTGCGTCTGCGGAGCGGCTCTGGACTGGGAAGACTTCCGTGAAGATGGAGGTTCAGGTTCGGAACACCCCCTTCTACGTGAAGGGTGTTTCCTTCGGGGATATCGTGCGGGTCAGGGCTGATCACGAGCGAAGGGAGCTCGTGTTCGAGGAGTTCGTTTCTGAGTCCGGCCATTCGACGGTCCGCATAATCATCAAAGGTGACGGCGCGCGAGGGGAAGTCGACACCATGCTCCGCGCCTTTGATTGTTCCTGGGAGATTGATGCAACCGGATCTTTGTGGGCAATCGACGTGCCGTCGCATGTTGATTACGCATCCATGAGAACCGCTCTCCTTCGCATTGCCAGTGAAGGGAAAATCGGCATCGAAGAGAGTGCCCTCGCGAGGGCTCATCGCGACGGACTCGGATTGCCAGAGTCAGACCATTAA
- a CDS encoding GNAT family N-acetyltransferase: protein MTDQREVSIVRRPGRALSAEDGLDSLLAAYHLQTEAEKRTPVADVDGLPERYRAEISDPRIAFADDVVLVALSGSTAVGCLVVTAPVDGRSEVKRLWTDPAYRGRGIASELLGGALAQAAESGASAVRLSVWKWRTGAIALYERFGFAVTESWDDRGQLVCMERAV from the coding sequence ATGACTGATCAGCGCGAGGTTTCCATCGTTCGTCGGCCGGGCCGGGCTCTTTCCGCCGAGGACGGGCTTGACTCGTTGCTGGCTGCCTATCACCTCCAAACGGAGGCCGAGAAAAGGACGCCCGTTGCCGATGTGGACGGGTTGCCGGAGCGCTACCGAGCGGAGATCTCGGACCCGCGCATCGCGTTCGCCGACGATGTCGTGCTGGTGGCTCTCAGCGGGAGCACCGCGGTGGGCTGTCTGGTGGTGACCGCGCCCGTCGACGGGCGGTCGGAGGTCAAGCGGCTCTGGACGGATCCGGCTTACCGGGGCCGGGGCATCGCGTCCGAGCTGCTCGGTGGCGCGCTCGCGCAGGCCGCGGAAAGTGGCGCGAGCGCCGTGCGGCTGTCCGTGTGGAAGTGGCGGACCGGGGCCATCGCCCTGTACGAACGGTTCGGCTTCGCCGTCACCGAGTCATGGGACGACCGGGGTCAACTGGTCTGCATGGAACGGGCCGTGTGA
- a CDS encoding ATP-binding protein — translation MSEVPLQYDRLDYTPLPKSVTLARHRAHRLLAEWGHPELAADTALLVSELGGNAVLHGCLRDRLFRVELTLTERVVRIAVSDPKGELRPNLREATEDDMFGRGLLIVSQIADRWGVHELTVGKAVWCELDVVRQQHSHGPFHADQLTPVVP, via the coding sequence ATGTCCGAGGTCCCGCTCCAGTACGACCGCCTCGACTACACCCCGTTGCCCAAGAGCGTCACCCTCGCCCGGCACCGGGCGCACCGTCTCCTCGCGGAGTGGGGCCACCCCGAACTCGCCGCGGACACAGCCCTGTTGGTCTCGGAGCTGGGCGGCAACGCCGTGCTGCACGGCTGTCTGCGGGACCGCTTGTTCCGCGTCGAACTCACCCTCACCGAACGCGTCGTACGCATCGCGGTGTCCGACCCGAAGGGCGAGTTACGCCCGAACCTGCGGGAGGCGACCGAGGACGACATGTTCGGCCGTGGACTGCTGATCGTCAGTCAGATCGCCGACCGCTGGGGCGTGCACGAGCTGACCGTCGGCAAGGCGGTGTGGTGCGAGCTGGACGTCGTACGGCAGCAGCACTCACACGGCCCGTTCCATGCAGACCAGTTGACCCCGGTCGTCCCATGA
- a CDS encoding helix-turn-helix domain-containing protein, with amino-acid sequence MTPPTQGHSTSTVLGRRLGGELTKLRTAAGLNQTQAGKALTASTTKVAKMEGGWVPMRDPDLRALCELYGVRDPGVVGGLLELARIDRERRKAKGWWDDFAIPGVMQEYVALESAATAIKAWQPAFVPGLLQTSEYVRALRETPAAAVTKSPVSDDEFIAARLARQRRLLQDPPLTLRVVIYEAVLRNFPGGAATARVQLEELVRAADLPSVSLRIFPFTAGTHAGLNGSFNIISFAEPGAMDVVYVEAPFAERWVEGGEAAAAYDDLFERITECSLDERESVSLLDKLCKEL; translated from the coding sequence GTGACACCGCCGACGCAGGGCCACAGCACATCGACCGTCCTGGGACGCCGACTCGGTGGCGAACTCACCAAATTGCGCACGGCGGCCGGCCTGAACCAAACCCAGGCGGGCAAGGCCCTCACCGCGTCCACGACCAAGGTCGCGAAGATGGAGGGTGGTTGGGTTCCCATGCGCGACCCCGACCTTCGGGCGCTGTGTGAGTTGTACGGCGTCCGCGACCCGGGTGTCGTCGGCGGGCTCCTCGAACTGGCCAGGATCGACCGCGAACGCCGTAAGGCGAAGGGGTGGTGGGACGACTTCGCCATCCCGGGTGTCATGCAGGAGTACGTCGCGCTGGAGAGCGCCGCTACGGCCATCAAGGCGTGGCAACCGGCGTTCGTGCCGGGACTGCTCCAAACCTCCGAGTACGTACGGGCGTTGAGAGAAACCCCCGCGGCCGCGGTGACCAAGAGCCCCGTGTCGGACGACGAGTTCATCGCGGCTCGCCTCGCCCGTCAGCGCCGACTGCTTCAGGACCCGCCGCTGACGCTACGAGTGGTGATTTACGAAGCGGTCCTCCGCAACTTCCCCGGGGGAGCGGCGACAGCCAGAGTTCAACTCGAAGAGTTGGTGCGAGCGGCCGACCTACCGAGCGTCAGCCTCCGGATCTTCCCCTTCACCGCTGGCACGCACGCGGGCCTCAACGGCTCGTTCAACATCATCTCGTTCGCCGAACCGGGCGCCATGGACGTCGTATACGTGGAAGCGCCCTTCGCCGAGCGTTGGGTGGAAGGCGGAGAAGCCGCCGCAGCCTACGATGACCTGTTTGAGAGGATCACCGAATGCTCCCTGGACGAGCGGGAGTCGGTGTCGTTGCTCGACAAGCTATGCAAGGAACTTTGA
- a CDS encoding DUF397 domain-containing protein, with product MPEFAYCKSSYSNDAAECVEIATNIPTTVAVRDSKTPNGPSLHLHPTTWTFFKAALQE from the coding sequence GTGCCTGAATTCGCGTACTGCAAGTCCAGCTACAGCAACGACGCAGCCGAGTGCGTCGAGATAGCCACCAACATCCCCACGACCGTCGCCGTACGCGACTCCAAGACCCCCAACGGCCCCTCCCTCCACCTCCACCCCACCACCTGGACGTTCTTCAAAGCTGCCCTCCAGGAGTAG
- a CDS encoding NADPH-dependent FMN reductase translates to MDTDTAPLAVTVVIGSNRHGRFGPVVADWLLTHVDDRADLTLQVVDVADTGHLPTTLAPTPEATAALAGITPKLSSADAFVVLTPEYNHSFPAGLKNLIDWHFTEWRAKPVALVSYGGLAGGLRAVEHLRQVFAELHAVTVRDTVSFHNAGASFDDRGRLKDPSAPDAAAKTMLDQLVWWGRALKEAREARPLTSLGGG, encoded by the coding sequence ATGGACACCGACACTGCTCCTCTCGCGGTCACCGTCGTCATCGGCAGCAACCGGCACGGCCGCTTCGGCCCGGTCGTCGCCGACTGGCTCCTCACCCACGTCGACGACCGCGCCGACCTCACCCTCCAGGTGGTCGACGTCGCCGACACCGGCCACCTGCCCACGACCCTCGCCCCGACCCCGGAAGCGACCGCCGCACTCGCCGGCATCACCCCGAAACTGTCCTCGGCCGACGCCTTCGTCGTCCTCACCCCCGAGTACAACCACTCCTTCCCCGCCGGCCTCAAGAACCTGATCGACTGGCACTTCACCGAGTGGCGCGCCAAACCCGTCGCCCTGGTCTCCTACGGCGGCCTCGCGGGCGGCCTGCGCGCGGTGGAACACCTGCGCCAGGTCTTCGCCGAACTCCACGCCGTCACGGTCCGCGACACCGTCTCCTTCCACAACGCGGGCGCGAGCTTCGACGACCGCGGCCGCCTCAAGGACCCCTCGGCCCCGGACGCGGCGGCGAAGACGATGCTGGACCAACTCGTTTGGTGGGGCCGGGCGTTGAAGGAGGCGCGGGAGGCGCGGCCGCTGACCTCTCTCGGTGGGGGCTGA
- a CDS encoding class F sortase codes for MRRRGYGNTAIGVVTVVSLCAGAWLLTDGGGTNAPPQPSAAEARPDPAAGRVAARALPPSPPDRIRIPAIHVNAPLMGLKLTSTGSLDVPPAAKKNLAGWYEAGTTPGETGTAIVAGHVDNADGPAVFYDLGALKKGNTIELDRLDGSVALFTVDAVEVYRASRFPDQKVYGAARRPELRVITCGGGYSRSTGYQGNVVVFAHLSGSR; via the coding sequence ATGCGCCGTCGTGGATACGGCAATACCGCGATAGGGGTCGTCACCGTGGTCTCCCTGTGCGCGGGCGCGTGGCTGCTGACCGACGGCGGCGGGACGAACGCGCCGCCGCAGCCCTCCGCCGCCGAGGCCCGGCCCGACCCGGCCGCCGGGCGCGTCGCGGCCCGTGCGCTGCCGCCGTCGCCGCCGGACCGCATCCGTATCCCGGCCATCCATGTGAACGCCCCGCTGATGGGCCTCAAGTTGACGAGCACCGGCAGCCTGGACGTGCCCCCGGCCGCGAAGAAGAACCTCGCCGGCTGGTACGAGGCCGGCACCACCCCCGGTGAGACCGGCACGGCGATCGTCGCAGGCCATGTCGACAACGCCGACGGGCCCGCCGTCTTCTACGACCTCGGCGCCCTGAAGAAGGGCAACACCATCGAGCTGGACCGGTTGGACGGCAGCGTCGCGCTGTTCACGGTGGACGCGGTCGAGGTGTACCGGGCGAGCCGCTTTCCCGATCAGAAGGTGTACGGGGCCGCGCGGCGGCCGGAGTTGAGGGTGATCACGTGCGGGGGCGGGTACTCGCGGTCGACGGGGTATCAGGGGAATGTGGTCGTGTTCGCGCACCTCAGCGGCAGCCGGTGA
- a CDS encoding response regulator transcription factor, whose translation MRVVIAEDSALLRDGLVQLLRLRDVEVAAAVGDAESLLAAVAAHAPDVAVVDIRLPPTQTDEGVRAAVRLRERHPATGVLLFSQYVETTHASQLLGNPAGFGYLLKERVVDIGEFVGALERVAAGGTALDPEVVAQLFGAARRSTALDTLTPREREVLALMAEGRTNHAIATTFTVSERAVEKHVANIFTKLDLPPSETGNRRVLAVLRYLEGGR comes from the coding sequence ATGCGCGTCGTCATCGCCGAGGACTCGGCCCTCCTGCGCGACGGCCTGGTCCAGTTGCTCCGGCTACGGGACGTGGAGGTGGCCGCGGCGGTCGGCGACGCGGAGTCCCTGCTGGCCGCGGTCGCGGCCCACGCCCCGGACGTCGCCGTCGTCGACATCCGCCTCCCGCCCACCCAGACCGACGAGGGCGTACGAGCGGCCGTACGACTGCGGGAGCGGCACCCCGCGACCGGTGTGCTGCTGTTCTCGCAGTACGTCGAGACGACTCACGCGTCCCAACTCCTCGGCAACCCGGCCGGGTTCGGGTATCTCCTCAAGGAACGGGTCGTGGACATCGGCGAGTTCGTCGGCGCGCTGGAACGCGTCGCGGCCGGCGGCACCGCACTCGACCCCGAGGTGGTCGCCCAACTCTTCGGCGCCGCCCGCCGATCCACCGCCCTCGACACCCTCACGCCCCGCGAACGCGAGGTCCTCGCGCTGATGGCGGAGGGCCGCACCAACCACGCGATCGCCACCACGTTCACGGTCTCCGAACGAGCCGTGGAGAAGCACGTCGCGAACATCTTCACCAAGCTGGACCTGCCCCCGTCGGAGACGGGAAACCGGCGGGTGCTGGCGGTGCTCCGCTACTTGGAAGGCGGCCGGTAA
- a CDS encoding sensor histidine kinase: MPSLRSRLRPRVTATFGRPALAAVLYGVLALPLALVGFFLTLVGLVFGGALSVTTLGLWLLAVTVRGALALGAVQRGLARRLLGLEIEQPGGPSAGEGGGSGVLGWRRGVLLDRAGWRAVGCALLTPFTAVFAYAAVVIGYVYGALFTLHPLLKRWNYTTVHTTGDPAHHVSLEFFGYQLDSWPSWLIPFTAGLLLLAVAPLLLRYALGPHRALLTVLLGPDAVTRRIRTLEETRARAVDDAALTLRRIERDLHDGTQARLVALAMHLTAIRELVTAGAEPDRVLAVVDTARGNATQAITDLRHLVKGIHPPVLDEGLHAALTTLAADSALPVTLTTDIGTRPTPAVETIAYFCAAELLANATKHARATAAAVEVTARDGRLRLRVTDDGQGGATIGAGSGLTGLLARVRTVDGTLTCDSPHGGPTVVTVELPHTCPPRDPPPERT; encoded by the coding sequence ATGCCGAGCCTCCGCTCCCGCCTCCGCCCCCGCGTCACCGCCACCTTCGGCCGCCCCGCCCTGGCCGCCGTCCTCTACGGCGTGCTCGCCCTCCCGCTCGCCCTCGTCGGCTTCTTCCTCACGCTCGTCGGGCTGGTGTTCGGCGGGGCGCTGTCGGTGACCACGCTGGGGCTGTGGCTGCTGGCCGTCACCGTGCGGGGCGCGCTGGCGCTGGGCGCGGTGCAGCGAGGGCTCGCGCGGCGGCTGCTCGGACTGGAGATCGAGCAGCCGGGCGGGCCGAGCGCGGGGGAGGGCGGTGGCAGCGGGGTGCTCGGATGGCGGCGGGGGGTCCTGCTCGACCGGGCCGGCTGGCGGGCCGTCGGCTGCGCGCTGTTGACACCGTTCACAGCTGTTTTCGCGTACGCCGCCGTCGTCATCGGATACGTCTACGGCGCCCTGTTCACACTGCACCCGCTGCTCAAGCGCTGGAACTACACCACGGTTCACACCACCGGCGACCCGGCGCACCATGTGTCACTGGAGTTCTTCGGTTACCAACTCGATTCCTGGCCAAGCTGGTTGATTCCGTTCACAGCCGGATTGCTGTTGCTGGCCGTCGCACCCCTCCTCCTCCGTTACGCCCTCGGCCCCCACCGCGCCCTGTTGACCGTGCTGCTCGGCCCCGACGCCGTGACCCGCCGCATCCGCACCCTGGAGGAGACCCGCGCCCGAGCCGTCGACGACGCCGCGCTGACCCTCCGCCGTATCGAACGCGACCTGCACGACGGCACCCAGGCCCGCCTGGTCGCCCTCGCCATGCACCTCACCGCGATCCGCGAACTGGTCACCGCCGGCGCCGAACCCGACCGCGTCCTCGCCGTCGTCGACACCGCCCGGGGCAACGCCACCCAGGCCATCACCGACCTGCGCCATCTCGTCAAGGGCATCCATCCCCCCGTACTCGACGAGGGTCTGCACGCCGCCCTCACCACCCTCGCCGCCGACAGCGCGCTCCCCGTCACCCTCACCACCGACATCGGCACCCGCCCCACCCCGGCCGTCGAGACCATCGCCTACTTCTGCGCCGCCGAACTCCTCGCCAACGCCACGAAACACGCGCGCGCCACGGCCGCCGCGGTCGAGGTGACGGCCCGCGACGGACGCCTGCGCCTGCGCGTCACCGACGACGGCCAGGGCGGCGCGACGATCGGCGCGGGCTCCGGCCTGACCGGCCTCCTGGCCCGGGTCCGCACGGTCGACGGCACACTGACCTGCGACAGCCCGCACGGAGGCCCTACGGTGGTCACGGTCGAACTGCCCCATACGTGCCCCCCACGTGACCCCCCACCTGAGCGGACCTGA
- the nirB gene encoding nitrite reductase large subunit NirB codes for MTSNPRVVPTIVLVGHGMVGQRFLEALAERGLTATHRVVVLCEEPRPAYDRVQLTSYFSGRTPEELSLTDAEFITDHGIELRVGDPAETIDRATRTVVARSGFSVEYDTLVLATGSYPFVPPVPGKDAEGCFVYRTIDDLLAIEEYVKSRATTGAVVGGGLLGLEAAGALKGLELATHIVEFAPRLMPVQVDEGGGAALLRTIEEMGLTVHTGTGTQEILAGPDGAVTGMKLSDGSELATDMVVFSAGVRPRDQLARESGLSVGERGGIAVDEQCRTVTDPQVFAIGECALAADGRVYGLVAPGYEQAETAAATIAQDESAFTGADLSTKLKLLGVDVASFGDAHGATADCLDVVYSDARAGTYKKLVIGRGGELLGGILVGDADAYGTLRAFTGSVPPVSPEQLVLPAGSGGAVQLGPSALPDAAVICSCHNVTKGAIRSAVTDHSCTSVPEVKKCTKAGTGCGSCVKVLGQLVTSELEANGVEVDKGLCGCFAQTREELYEIALALRINSYQDLLDRYGREGARGGDGCETCKPTVASIIASLAPTIGASGYVLDGEQAALQDSNDHFLANLQKNGSYSIVPRIPGGEITPEKLIMIGEVARDFGLYTKITGGQRIDLFGARVEQLPLIWARLVDAGFESGHAYGKALRTVKSCVGQTWCRYGVQDSVRMAIDLELRYRGLRSPHKLKSAVSGCARECAEAQSKDFGIIATANGWNLYVGGNGGATPRHADLLAKDLSDAELVRLIDRFLMFYIRTADRLERTSVWLERIPGGLDHVRDVVVRDSLGICAELESLMAAHVAGYRDEWAETINDPEKLDRFVSFVNAPDTPDPVVGFVAERDQIKPDLPLLTIGMRPQQPADVLEGSAQR; via the coding sequence ATGACCTCGAATCCGCGTGTGGTGCCCACCATCGTGCTGGTCGGCCATGGCATGGTCGGTCAGCGCTTCCTCGAAGCGCTCGCCGAGCGCGGCCTGACCGCCACGCACCGTGTGGTCGTGCTGTGCGAGGAGCCGCGTCCGGCGTACGACCGCGTCCAGCTCACCTCGTACTTCTCGGGCCGCACGCCCGAGGAACTCTCGCTCACGGACGCGGAGTTCATCACCGACCACGGGATCGAGCTGCGCGTCGGCGACCCCGCGGAGACCATCGACCGGGCAACCAGGACGGTAGTCGCCCGCTCTGGATTCTCGGTGGAGTACGACACCCTCGTCCTCGCCACCGGCTCGTACCCGTTCGTGCCGCCGGTCCCGGGCAAGGACGCCGAAGGCTGTTTCGTCTACCGCACGATCGACGACCTGCTCGCGATCGAGGAGTACGTGAAGTCGCGGGCGACGACCGGTGCCGTGGTCGGCGGTGGGCTGCTCGGTCTGGAGGCCGCCGGTGCGCTCAAGGGGCTCGAACTGGCCACGCACATCGTGGAGTTCGCGCCCCGGCTGATGCCGGTACAGGTCGACGAGGGCGGTGGCGCGGCCCTGCTGCGCACCATCGAGGAGATGGGTCTGACGGTCCACACGGGGACCGGTACGCAGGAGATCCTGGCCGGCCCGGACGGCGCGGTCACCGGCATGAAGCTGTCCGACGGTTCCGAACTCGCCACGGACATGGTGGTGTTCAGCGCCGGTGTCCGCCCTCGCGACCAACTCGCCCGGGAATCGGGGCTGTCGGTCGGTGAGCGCGGCGGCATCGCGGTCGACGAGCAGTGCCGTACGGTCACCGACCCGCAGGTGTTCGCGATCGGCGAGTGCGCGCTGGCGGCGGACGGCCGGGTGTACGGCCTGGTGGCCCCGGGCTATGAACAGGCCGAGACGGCCGCCGCGACCATCGCCCAGGACGAATCGGCGTTCACCGGCGCGGACTTGTCGACCAAGCTGAAGCTGCTCGGCGTGGACGTGGCGTCCTTCGGTGACGCGCACGGCGCCACCGCGGACTGCCTCGACGTCGTCTACTCGGACGCACGGGCGGGGACGTACAAGAAGCTGGTGATCGGGCGCGGCGGTGAGCTGCTGGGCGGCATCCTGGTCGGCGACGCGGACGCGTACGGCACGCTGCGCGCGTTCACCGGGTCCGTACCGCCGGTCTCCCCCGAGCAGTTGGTGCTGCCGGCCGGTTCCGGGGGCGCCGTCCAGCTCGGTCCGTCCGCGCTCCCCGACGCGGCCGTCATCTGCTCCTGCCACAACGTCACCAAGGGTGCGATCCGCAGCGCGGTGACGGACCACTCCTGCACGAGCGTGCCGGAGGTGAAGAAGTGCACCAAGGCCGGTACGGGCTGCGGGAGTTGCGTCAAGGTGCTCGGCCAACTGGTCACCTCCGAACTGGAGGCGAACGGCGTCGAGGTCGACAAGGGCCTGTGCGGCTGCTTCGCGCAGACCCGCGAGGAGTTGTACGAGATCGCCCTCGCGCTGCGGATCAACTCCTACCAGGATCTGCTGGACCGCTACGGCCGTGAGGGCGCCCGGGGCGGCGACGGCTGCGAGACCTGCAAGCCGACGGTCGCCTCGATCATCGCGTCCCTCGCCCCGACGATCGGTGCGAGCGGCTATGTCCTGGACGGCGAGCAGGCGGCCCTCCAGGACAGCAACGACCACTTCCTCGCCAACCTCCAGAAGAACGGCTCCTATTCGATCGTGCCGCGCATCCCCGGTGGCGAGATCACCCCGGAGAAGCTGATCATGATCGGCGAGGTGGCCCGGGACTTCGGCCTCTACACGAAGATCACCGGCGGCCAGCGCATCGACCTCTTCGGCGCGCGGGTCGAGCAACTCCCGCTGATCTGGGCGCGGTTGGTGGACGCCGGCTTCGAGTCGGGTCACGCGTACGGAAAGGCGCTGCGCACCGTCAAGTCCTGTGTGGGGCAGACCTGGTGCCGCTACGGCGTCCAGGACTCGGTGCGGATGGCGATCGACCTGGAGCTGCGCTACCGGGGCCTGCGCTCGCCGCACAAGCTCAAGTCGGCGGTCTCCGGCTGCGCCCGCGAGTGTGCCGAGGCCCAGTCGAAGGACTTCGGGATCATCGCCACCGCCAACGGCTGGAACCTGTACGTCGGCGGCAACGGCGGCGCGACCCCGCGCCACGCGGACCTGCTGGCGAAGGACCTGTCCGATGCCGAACTGGTGCGTCTGATCGACCGGTTCCTCATGTTCTACATCCGTACGGCCGACCGGCTGGAGCGCACGAGCGTGTGGCTGGAGCGGATTCCGGGCGGCCTCGACCATGTGCGGGACGTGGTCGTCAGGGACTCGCTCGGTATCTGCGCGGAGCTGGAGTCGTTGATGGCCGCGCATGTCGCCGGGTACCGCGACGAGTGGGCCGAGACCATCAACGACCCCGAGAAACTGGACCGGTTCGTGTCCTTCGTGAACGCGCCCGACACCCCCGACCCGGTCGTCGGCTTCGTCGCCGAGCGCGACCAGATCAAGCCCGACCTGCCCCTGCTGACCATCGGCATGCGGCCCCAGCAGCCCGCAGACGTCCTGGAAGGAAGCGCCCAGCGATGA